A genomic segment from Malus domestica chromosome 05, GDT2T_hap1 encodes:
- the LOC103444717 gene encoding uncharacterized protein, whose translation MALLMCASHSHSWRRRWIACTEFFDDDPVIQHIQPGNYDASVDSDEQEEDPVWQKNILMGGKCQLPDFSGVIIYDAEGNIVKPDKTPRLTWK comes from the coding sequence ATGGCATTGCTTATGTGTGCTTCTCATTCGCATAGCTGGCGCCGCCGCTGGATTGCTTGCACCGAATTTTTTGACGATGATCCGGTTATCCAACACATTCAGCCTGGAAACTATGATGCAAGTGTGGATAGTGATGAGCAGGAAGAGGACCCGGTCTGGCAGAAGAACATACTCATGGGTGGAAAGTGCCAGCTACCGGATTTTTCGGGTGTCATAATCTACGACGCTGAGGGGAACATCGTCAAGCCTGACAAGACTCCTCGTTTAACCTGGAAGTAA